The region CAAAAAACCATCATCAAAGGCAAACATCACACCCCCCAGCCTCAAACCGTTGGCCGTTCAGGTGACAGTTCGGCAGCGGCTTTCTGATCCCGCTCAAACTGCCACTCGACCACCGATTTGATCAATAAAGTGAGCAAGGCCAGCAGGGCCAGCAAGGACGCAACGGCAAAAGCGGCCACAGATTGGTATTCGTTGTACAAAATCTCCACATGTAATGGCAAGGTGTTGGTCTGCCCACGAATGTGCCCCGACACCACCGACACCGCACCAAACTCCCCCATGGCGCGGGCATTACACAAAATCACGCCATACACCAAGCCCCACTTGATGTTGGGCAGCGTCACATGCCAGAAGGTTTGCCAGCCGGTGGCCCCCAGCACAATAGCCGCCTGCTCTTCGTCGGTGCCTTGCGCCTGCATCAGCGGAATCAGCTCTCTGGCAATGAACGGAAAGGTCACAAACACCGTGGCCAAAATGATGCCGGGCACGGCAAACACAATTTTGATGTTGTGTTCAGCCAGCCACGGGCCAATCCAGCCCTGCGCGCCAAACATCAGCACATAAATCAGGCCCGCCACCACTGGTGAGACTGAGAACGGCAGGTCAATCAGCGTGGTCAAAAAGGCTTTGCCCTTGAACTCGTATTTGGCCACGGCCCAAGCCGCCGCCACGCCAAACACCAGGTTCAGTGGCACGGCCACGGCGGCGGTGACCAGGGTCAGGCGAATCGCGCTCCAGGCATCGGGCTCACGCAGAGCCTCCAGCGCAGCGGGCAGACCTTTGCGCAGGGCTTCGGTGAACACCGCTGCCAGCGGTAACAGCAGAAAAAGGAAGACAAACCCCAGGGCCAGCCCAATCAGTGACCAGCGCACCCAGGTTGGCTCCGTGGTGCCCGCATAGGCGCTGCGAACGGTAGGCGTGCTCATGATTTGCCCCCTGAGCGGCTGCGCTGCCAGCTTTGCAGTGCGTTGATGATCAACAGCAGCGCAAACGAGAACCCAAGCATCACCGTGGCTACCGCCGTCGCACCGGCGTAGTCGTATTGCTCCAGCTTGCCGATGATGATGAGGGGGGTGATTTCAGAAATCATGGGCATGTTGCCGGCGATAAAAATGACCGAACCGTATTCCCCCACTGCACGAGCAAAAGCCATGGCAAAACCCGTCAGCAACGCGGGTGCAATGCTGGGAAAAATCACGTACCTGAAAGTCTGAAAACGGCTGGCACCCAGGCAGGTGGCGGCTTCTTCCAGCTCTTTCTCGGCATCTTCCAGCACCGGTTGGACGGTGCGCACCACAAAGGGCAGACCAATAAAAATCAGCGCAATCACGATGCCCTTGGGGTTAAAAGCCAGTTGAATACCCAGGGGCTCCAGGTACTGACCAATCCAGCCATTCCCCGCCAGCAACGCGGTGAGTGAAATACCGGCTACCGCTGTAGGTAAGGCAAAAGGCAAATCCACCAGCGCGTCGATGATTTTTTTGCCTGGAAATTCATAACGCACCAGCACCCAGGCCAGCAGCAGCCCGGCAAACACGTTGACCATCGCGGCCAAAAAAGAAGAACCAAACGTCAACTTGTAAGAAGCCACCACACGCGGACTGGCCACCGCCGCC is a window of Rhodoferax lithotrophicus DNA encoding:
- the cysW gene encoding sulfate ABC transporter permease subunit CysW is translated as MSTPTVRSAYAGTTEPTWVRWSLIGLALGFVFLFLLLPLAAVFTEALRKGLPAALEALREPDAWSAIRLTLVTAAVAVPLNLVFGVAAAWAVAKYEFKGKAFLTTLIDLPFSVSPVVAGLIYVLMFGAQGWIGPWLAEHNIKIVFAVPGIILATVFVTFPFIARELIPLMQAQGTDEEQAAIVLGATGWQTFWHVTLPNIKWGLVYGVILCNARAMGEFGAVSVVSGHIRGQTNTLPLHVEILYNEYQSVAAFAVASLLALLALLTLLIKSVVEWQFERDQKAAAELSPERPTV
- the cysT gene encoding sulfate ABC transporter permease subunit CysT, with the translated sequence MTSAVLSTAPLALGSPTKRPTRRVLPGFGLTLGYTLFYLSLIVLIPLSALLFKTFTLTWPEFWAAVASPRVVASYKLTFGSSFLAAMVNVFAGLLLAWVLVRYEFPGKKIIDALVDLPFALPTAVAGISLTALLAGNGWIGQYLEPLGIQLAFNPKGIVIALIFIGLPFVVRTVQPVLEDAEKELEEAATCLGASRFQTFRYVIFPSIAPALLTGFAMAFARAVGEYGSVIFIAGNMPMISEITPLIIIGKLEQYDYAGATAVATVMLGFSFALLLIINALQSWQRSRSGGKS